In Candidatus Nomurabacteria bacterium, the DNA window TATGTTTACGAAGTTTTGCCAACGCTTTGGCTTCTATTTGGCGAATACGTTCACGGGTAACACTAAATTCGTGACCTACTTCTTCTAGTGTATGGTTTTTGCCATCGTCAAGCCCAAATCGCATACGGATAATTTTTTGTTCACGCTCACTTAGGCCGCTTAGAAGTTCTTGCACGTGCTCTTTTAATAGCTGATTCGTAGCTGATTCTTCTGGCGTTACTGTGTCTTCGTCTTCTACGAAGTCACCAAGTACAGAATCTTCTTCATCATCACGTACCGATTGATCAAGTGAGTGAATATCTTGTTTAATCTTCATGATATGCTCAACTTTTTCAACTTCCATTTCCATTTCTTTGGCAATTTCTTCGTTGGTTGGTTCGCGGTTAAGTTCTTGCGTCAAACGGCGCTGAGTACGAAGTAACTTATTAATCGTTTCTACCATGTGTACAGGAATACGAATCGTTCGTGCTTGGTCAGCAATCGCTCGGGTAATTGCTTGGCGAATCCACCACGTTGCATACGTACTAAATTTAAAGCCTTTGTCTGGGTCAAACTTTTCTACCGCACGCAACAACCCCGTATTACCTTCTTGAATTAAGTCTAATAAATCTAACCCACGGCCAACATATCGCTTGGCTATAGAAACAACAAGGCGCATATTGGCCTCTGCCATTTTGTCTTTAGCGCGTTTATCGCCCGCCACCACTTTATGGGCCAAAGCAAGCTCTTCTTCAGACGAAAGTAGCGGTATTTTACCTATTTCACGTAAATACAAGCGCACCGAATCATCAGAAACATCGTCAAGCAACGCTGCTTGGGTAGTCATAATTTCTTCTTCGTCTTCTGCCTCCCACTCGTCTTCTACCTTGGCGATTACTTCTAGTGGTGGATCTTCATGCCCATTTACTTCAATACCAGCGTCTACCAATTCAGAGCTAATGGTGTCGTATAGCTCAATATTATCGGCTGCTTCTGGAATCATGGCCAATATTTCTTTATATTCTATTTTGCCGCTTATACGCGCTTTTTCTAATAAT includes these proteins:
- the rpoD gene encoding RNA polymerase sigma factor RpoD gives rise to the protein MTDKKSKLLEKARISGKIEYKEILAMIPEAADNIELYDTISSELVDAGIEVNGHEDPPLEVIAKVEDEWEAEDEEEIMTTQAALLDDVSDDSVRLYLREIGKIPLLSSEEELALAHKVVAGDKRAKDKMAEANMRLVVSIAKRYVGRGLDLLDLIQEGNTGLLRAVEKFDPDKGFKFSTYATWWIRQAITRAIADQARTIRIPVHMVETINKLLRTQRRLTQELNREPTNEEIAKEMEMEVEKVEHIMKIKQDIHSLDQSVRDDEEDSVLGDFVEDEDTVTPEESATNQLLKEHVQELLSGLSEREQKIIRMRFGLDDGKNHTLEEVGHEFSVTRERIRQIEAKALAKLRKHKESKRLLDYIR